In the Kitasatospora terrestris genome, one interval contains:
- a CDS encoding MMPL family transporter, whose protein sequence is MFTGTGRWCARRPKRVVASWLLLLATAVAAVALFGRVTSEAVSIPGSDSQAARDITDRAFTDSASGKQPVLLHTADGTPPLTAADRTAAVRAAAAAVAAVPHVTAVTTPYDPAGAGAMSADGRTAYLSVELDVTGRDVTPEITHAVLAATAPATATGIEVTPGGFLAAAVDKGSTGRSELIGLAAALLILAVTLGSLVAAGLPLLAGVVGLGIALPVLGLVGHLMDMPEAGETIAAMIGLGVGIDYTLFGLTRFRDLRAAGVGVEDAAVRTTAGSGKSVAFAGSAVIAALAGLALGGIPLLYALALAPAVAVVVALGVNLTLLPAVLVLLGEKLTPRRAAPAPDAKPRGWGRVAELVAARPWPLLLAGLALLGVLAAPAVDLHLGQLDAGSKPAGSMSRTAYRQMAAAFGPGSNGPLQIVDVLPTPAQNGAADQRLTAVATALGRAEGVASVSRPAVAADGLTVRWQLTPATGPADPATTALVHRLRGDVLPAATAGTGQRLHVGGAPAAQADLNARIAQRMPLVVGFVLTVAGLLLLLAFRSPLVALKAAVMNLVSVAAAYGVLTAVFQDGWGARTIGLDGAVPVPGYVPLLMFAVLFGLSMDYEVFLLSAVRENYLRGRDNRRAVVAGLSGTGRIISSAALIMVAVFLSYLLSDDPVVKMFGIGLATAVALDATVVRGLLVPSTMVLLGDGNWWIPRWLDRLLPHVDIEGDGHEEGPAVDRPAAEPVSAAP, encoded by the coding sequence ATGTTCACCGGTACCGGGCGCTGGTGCGCCCGCAGACCCAAGCGCGTGGTCGCGTCCTGGCTCCTGCTGCTGGCCACGGCGGTCGCCGCGGTCGCCCTGTTCGGACGGGTCACCAGCGAGGCGGTCTCGATCCCCGGCAGCGACAGCCAGGCCGCCCGGGACATCACCGACCGGGCGTTCACCGACTCGGCCTCCGGCAAGCAGCCGGTCCTGCTGCACACCGCCGACGGCACCCCGCCGCTCACCGCCGCCGACCGGACGGCCGCCGTCCGCGCCGCCGCAGCGGCCGTCGCCGCCGTACCGCACGTCACCGCCGTCACCACGCCCTACGACCCGGCCGGCGCCGGGGCGATGAGCGCCGACGGCCGCACCGCCTACCTGTCCGTCGAACTCGACGTCACCGGACGGGACGTCACCCCCGAGATCACCCACGCCGTCCTCGCCGCCACCGCACCGGCCACCGCCACCGGCATCGAGGTCACCCCCGGCGGCTTCCTCGCCGCCGCCGTCGACAAGGGCAGCACCGGCCGCAGCGAACTGATCGGCCTCGCCGCCGCCCTGCTGATCCTGGCGGTCACCCTCGGCAGCCTGGTCGCCGCCGGCCTCCCGCTGCTCGCCGGCGTGGTCGGCCTCGGCATCGCCCTGCCGGTGCTCGGACTGGTCGGCCACCTGATGGACATGCCCGAGGCCGGCGAGACCATCGCCGCGATGATCGGCCTCGGCGTCGGCATCGACTACACCCTCTTCGGCCTGACCCGCTTCCGCGACCTGCGGGCCGCCGGCGTCGGCGTCGAGGACGCCGCCGTGCGCACCACCGCGGGCTCCGGCAAGTCCGTGGCCTTCGCGGGCAGCGCCGTGATCGCGGCCCTCGCCGGACTCGCCCTCGGCGGCATCCCCCTGCTGTACGCGCTGGCGCTGGCCCCGGCCGTCGCCGTGGTGGTCGCCCTGGGCGTCAACCTCACCCTGCTGCCCGCCGTCCTCGTCCTGCTCGGCGAGAAGCTCACCCCGCGGCGCGCCGCCCCCGCCCCGGACGCGAAGCCGCGCGGCTGGGGACGCGTCGCCGAACTCGTCGCCGCCCGTCCCTGGCCGCTGCTGCTGGCCGGCCTCGCCCTGCTCGGCGTCCTCGCCGCCCCCGCGGTCGACCTGCACCTCGGCCAGCTGGACGCGGGCAGCAAGCCCGCCGGCAGCATGAGCCGCACCGCGTACCGGCAGATGGCCGCCGCGTTCGGACCCGGCTCCAACGGGCCGCTGCAGATCGTCGACGTGCTGCCCACCCCCGCCCAGAACGGCGCCGCCGACCAGCGACTCACCGCCGTCGCCACCGCCCTCGGCCGCGCCGAGGGCGTCGCCTCGGTCAGCCGCCCCGCCGTCGCCGCCGACGGCCTCACCGTCCGCTGGCAGCTCACGCCCGCCACCGGCCCCGCCGACCCGGCCACCACCGCGCTCGTCCACCGGCTGCGCGGCGACGTCCTCCCCGCCGCCACCGCCGGCACCGGGCAGAGGCTGCACGTCGGTGGCGCCCCGGCCGCCCAGGCCGACCTCAACGCGCGGATCGCGCAGCGGATGCCGCTGGTGGTCGGGTTCGTGCTGACCGTCGCCGGACTGCTCCTGCTGCTCGCCTTCCGCTCGCCGCTGGTCGCGCTGAAGGCCGCCGTGATGAACCTGGTGTCGGTCGCCGCCGCCTACGGCGTGCTCACCGCCGTCTTCCAGGACGGCTGGGGAGCGCGGACGATCGGGCTGGACGGGGCGGTGCCCGTCCCCGGGTACGTGCCGCTGCTGATGTTCGCGGTGCTGTTCGGCCTGTCGATGGACTACGAGGTGTTCCTGCTCAGCGCGGTCCGCGAGAACTACCTGCGCGGACGCGACAACCGGCGAGCGGTGGTCGCGGGCCTCTCCGGTACCGGACGGATCATCAGCTCGGCGGCCCTGATCATGGTTGCGGTCTTCCTGAGCTACCTGCTCTCGGACGACCCGGTGGTCAAGATGTTCGGCATCGGCCTGGCCACCGCCGTCGCCCTCGACGCCACCGTCGTCCGCGGCCTCCTGGTCCCGTCCACCATGGTCCTGCTCGGCGACGGCAACTGGTGGATCCCCCGGTGGCTCGACCGGCTGCTCCCGCACGTCGACATCGAGGGCGACGGCCACGAGGAGGGCCCGGCGGTGGACCGCCCGGCGGCCGAGCCGGTCAGCGCCGCGCCGTAG
- a CDS encoding type 1 glutamine amidotransferase domain-containing protein: protein MKAAFLVAPEGAEQRELTSPWQAVASAGGEPRLVSTRPGRVRAFEHLDKGDEFPVDAVVSEVSADDFDALVLPGGVANPDFLRTDRDAVAFVRGFFERGRPVAVICHGPWTLIEADVVRGRTLTSWPSLRTDLRNAGADWVDEEVHVCTRGPSTLISSRKPDDLAAFDRVLVAELAAVADATARR, encoded by the coding sequence GTGAAGGCGGCGTTCCTGGTAGCGCCCGAGGGCGCGGAGCAGCGGGAGTTGACCTCTCCCTGGCAGGCGGTGGCGTCGGCGGGCGGTGAACCCCGCCTGGTGTCGACCCGGCCGGGGCGGGTGCGGGCTTTCGAGCACCTCGACAAGGGCGACGAGTTCCCGGTGGACGCGGTGGTCTCCGAGGTGTCGGCGGACGACTTCGACGCGCTGGTGCTGCCGGGCGGCGTGGCCAACCCGGACTTCCTGCGGACCGACCGGGACGCCGTCGCCTTCGTCCGCGGCTTCTTCGAGCGCGGCCGTCCGGTCGCGGTGATCTGCCACGGACCGTGGACACTGATCGAAGCGGACGTGGTGCGCGGGCGCACCCTCACCTCGTGGCCGTCGCTGCGCACCGACCTGCGCAACGCCGGGGCCGACTGGGTGGACGAGGAGGTGCACGTGTGCACCCGCGGGCCGAGCACCCTGATCTCCAGCCGCAAGCCCGACGACCTGGCGGCCTTCGACCGGGTCCTGGTCGCCGAGCTCGCGGCGGTCGCCGACGCTACGGCGCGGCGCTGA
- a CDS encoding GNAT family N-acetyltransferase, translating into MPHRADTAPADIVPADAVPDHTAPDDAVLDDPVGASLRGHHAHLARRSGRALGYLPEVATFCAVTGEPDPAAWADLARLLGPGGFADLFSSTATPPADWAPVFVLEGRQLVHRGAAPAEEPADPVELGPDDVPEMLDLVARAQPGPFRPRTHELGRYLGVREHGVLVAMAGERLRPPGWTEISAVCTAPEARGRGHAARLVSALVARITARGELPFLHVSESNTAALALYRRLGFETRTPVTFRGFRVP; encoded by the coding sequence ATGCCGCACCGCGCCGACACCGCGCCCGCCGACATCGTGCCCGCCGACGCCGTGCCTGACCACACCGCCCCCGACGACGCCGTGCTCGATGACCCGGTCGGCGCCTCGCTGCGCGGTCACCACGCCCACCTGGCCCGCCGCTCCGGCCGCGCGCTCGGCTACCTGCCGGAGGTGGCGACCTTCTGCGCCGTCACCGGCGAACCGGACCCGGCCGCGTGGGCGGACCTCGCGCGGCTGCTGGGCCCCGGCGGGTTCGCCGACCTGTTCAGCAGCACGGCGACGCCGCCCGCCGACTGGGCGCCGGTGTTCGTCCTGGAGGGACGGCAACTGGTCCACCGCGGCGCGGCACCCGCCGAGGAGCCGGCCGATCCGGTCGAACTCGGCCCGGACGACGTGCCCGAGATGCTCGACCTGGTCGCCCGCGCCCAGCCGGGCCCGTTCCGCCCCCGCACCCACGAGCTCGGCCGCTACCTCGGTGTCCGCGAGCACGGCGTCCTGGTCGCGATGGCCGGCGAGCGCCTCCGGCCGCCCGGCTGGACCGAGATCAGCGCCGTCTGCACCGCCCCCGAGGCCCGCGGCCGCGGCCACGCCGCCCGCCTGGTGAGCGCCCTCGTCGCCCGCATCACCGCCCGCGGCGAGCTGCCCTTCCTGCACGTCTCCGAGTCCAACACCGCCGCCCTCGCCCTCTACCGGCGCCTCGGCTTCGAGACCCGCACCCCGGTCACCTTCCGCGGTTTCCGCGTCCCCTGA
- a CDS encoding serine protein kinase RIO: MRERFADSDSFSRIRPKGASRRGRRNDRFDDVEPEYFPSEFSEYFADTDASGFEDDGSAFTAPVTDGPPTGDRWSTWDQSTPTEKGPEPRPDWVVTELAAVDTELGIVKTGKEADVFLLERGVPGTERRTLLAAKRYRDAQHRMFHRDSGYLEGRQHKESRITRAMAKRTAFGKEAIAGQWAAAEFGALCRLWSAGVAVPYPVQILGTEILMEFVGDATGAAAPRLAQLRTEEADVEDLWEQLGRSLSVLAREGYAHGDLSAYNILVQDGRLVIIDVPQIVDVIANPRGRSFLERDVRNVGAWFVSRGLPEARVGELVDLLAFDARLD, translated from the coding sequence GTGCGCGAGCGCTTTGCCGACAGCGATTCCTTCTCCCGCATCCGCCCCAAGGGCGCTTCTCGGCGCGGCCGCCGGAACGACCGGTTCGACGACGTCGAGCCGGAGTACTTCCCCTCCGAATTCTCCGAGTACTTCGCGGACACCGACGCCTCCGGCTTCGAGGACGACGGCTCCGCCTTCACCGCCCCGGTGACCGACGGCCCGCCCACCGGCGACCGCTGGTCCACCTGGGACCAGTCCACCCCGACCGAGAAGGGCCCCGAGCCCCGTCCCGACTGGGTGGTGACCGAGCTCGCCGCGGTCGACACCGAGCTCGGCATCGTCAAGACCGGCAAGGAGGCCGACGTCTTCCTGCTGGAGCGCGGCGTGCCGGGCACCGAGCGCCGCACCCTGCTCGCCGCCAAGCGCTACCGCGACGCGCAGCACCGGATGTTCCACCGCGACTCCGGGTACCTGGAGGGCCGCCAGCACAAGGAGTCCCGGATCACCCGGGCGATGGCCAAGCGCACCGCCTTCGGCAAGGAGGCGATCGCCGGGCAGTGGGCGGCGGCCGAGTTCGGTGCGCTCTGCCGGCTCTGGTCGGCGGGCGTGGCGGTGCCGTACCCGGTGCAGATCCTGGGCACCGAGATCCTGATGGAGTTCGTCGGTGACGCCACCGGCGCCGCCGCGCCGCGGCTCGCCCAGCTGCGCACCGAGGAGGCCGACGTCGAGGACCTCTGGGAGCAGCTCGGCCGGAGCCTGTCCGTGCTGGCCCGTGAGGGGTACGCGCACGGCGACCTCTCGGCGTACAACATCCTGGTCCAGGACGGCCGACTGGTGATCATCGACGTGCCGCAGATCGTCGACGTGATCGCCAACCCGCGCGGCCGCTCCTTCCTGGAGCGGGACGTGCGCAACGTCGGCGCCTGGTTCGTCTCCCGCGGCCTGCCGGAGGCCCGGGTCGGCGAGCTGGTCGACCTGCTGGCCTTCGACGCGCGGCTCGACTGA
- a CDS encoding discoidin domain-containing protein, whose product MQNPPTRGRRTVAALTTLALGATGVLTAAFVTAGTAHAAAVPALSPVGVPGRGATVPFVEQEAEYAATNGSVVGPDRQYGHLVSEASGRQAVTLGSAGQYVEFTLTAPANSIDFRYSLPDSPDGKGRDASMDLLVNGQKLKSVDVTSKYSWYYGGYPFNNNPGDSNPHHFFDETRTLLGSTYPVGTKIRLQVSSTAQSPSFTIDLADFENVAAPIAKPANAIDVVADFGADPTGATDSTAKFQSAVNAGAAQGRTVYIPQGNFTLYDHVVVDKVTLAGAGPWYSVLGGRDPINRNRAAGIYGKYVAGGGYGGGIRPHEAGGPSQNVTLKDFAIIGDVRERVDDDQVNALGGAMSNSTVDNLWIQHTKVGAWMDGPMDRFTIKNSRILDQTADGVNFHTGVTNSTVTNTFLRNTGDDGLASWPERVANTNDSFTHNTVVLPILANNIVTYGGKDFTISDNVMADTITNGGGLHIANRYPGVTSGNGTAVSGTVTAARNTLIRTGNSDYNWQFGVGAIWFDGLNEPITGATINITDTDILDSSYEAVQTIEGGVTGVNLTNVNIDGAGTYAIQAQANAQMKFTNVKAKNIAQAATPIHNCVGTGFQITDGGGNSGLTGSTCTGQWPAPVWTYNGVPVGGGSTSSPSPSPSTSTPGSPSPSPSTSTPACPSGTGNLAQGRPATASGTNGGFGAGNAVDGDANSYWESANNAFPQWIQVDLGCSVSLSRAVLKLPPASAWATRTQTLTVQGSTDGTTFTTLVGSAGYTFDPATGNTATVNLPATPTRHLRVSITGNTGWPAGQLSELQAFGSGTTSSPPSSPSPSPSTSTSTPACNPGTGNIAQGKPATASGTSQNYGPGNAVDGDANSYWESANNAFPQWIQVDLGCSVSLSRAVLKLPPASAWATRTQTLTVQGSTDGTTFTTLVGSAGYTFDPATGNTATVNLPATPTRHLRVSITGNTGWPAGQLSELQAFTS is encoded by the coding sequence ATGCAGAATCCCCCCACCCGTGGCAGGCGGACCGTCGCCGCGCTGACCACTCTCGCCCTGGGCGCCACAGGCGTGTTGACAGCGGCGTTCGTCACCGCGGGCACCGCCCACGCCGCCGCGGTGCCCGCCCTGTCCCCGGTGGGCGTGCCGGGGCGCGGCGCCACCGTCCCGTTCGTCGAGCAGGAGGCCGAGTACGCGGCCACCAACGGCTCCGTGGTCGGCCCCGACCGGCAGTACGGGCACCTGGTCTCGGAGGCCTCGGGCCGCCAGGCCGTGACGCTCGGCTCGGCCGGCCAGTACGTCGAGTTCACGCTCACCGCGCCGGCCAACTCGATCGACTTCCGCTACAGTCTGCCGGACTCCCCGGACGGCAAGGGCCGCGACGCGTCCATGGACCTGCTGGTCAACGGGCAGAAGCTGAAGAGCGTCGACGTGACCTCCAAGTACAGCTGGTACTACGGCGGTTACCCGTTCAACAACAACCCGGGCGACAGCAACCCGCACCACTTCTTCGACGAGACCCGCACCCTGCTGGGCTCGACCTACCCGGTCGGGACGAAGATCCGGCTGCAGGTGTCCTCCACCGCGCAGTCGCCGAGCTTCACCATCGACCTGGCGGACTTCGAGAACGTCGCCGCGCCGATCGCCAAGCCCGCGAACGCCATCGACGTGGTCGCGGACTTCGGCGCCGACCCCACCGGCGCCACCGACTCCACCGCCAAGTTCCAGTCGGCGGTCAACGCCGGTGCGGCGCAGGGCCGCACGGTCTACATCCCGCAGGGCAACTTCACCCTGTACGACCACGTGGTGGTCGACAAGGTGACGCTGGCCGGTGCCGGCCCCTGGTACAGCGTGCTGGGCGGCCGCGACCCGATCAACCGCAACCGCGCGGCCGGCATCTACGGCAAGTACGTCGCGGGCGGCGGCTACGGCGGCGGCATCCGGCCGCACGAGGCCGGCGGTCCGAGCCAGAACGTCACCCTGAAGGACTTCGCGATCATCGGCGACGTCCGCGAGCGGGTCGACGACGACCAGGTCAACGCGCTCGGCGGTGCGATGTCCAACTCCACCGTGGACAACCTGTGGATCCAGCACACCAAGGTCGGCGCCTGGATGGACGGTCCGATGGACCGCTTCACCATCAAGAACAGCCGCATCCTGGACCAGACCGCCGACGGCGTGAACTTCCACACCGGTGTCACCAACTCGACCGTCACCAACACCTTCCTGCGCAACACCGGTGACGACGGCCTGGCGTCCTGGCCGGAGCGGGTGGCCAACACCAACGACAGCTTCACCCACAACACCGTGGTGCTGCCGATCCTCGCCAACAACATCGTCACGTACGGCGGCAAGGACTTCACCATCTCGGACAACGTGATGGCGGACACCATCACCAACGGCGGCGGCCTGCACATCGCCAACCGCTACCCGGGTGTCACCTCAGGCAACGGCACCGCCGTCTCCGGCACCGTCACCGCGGCCCGCAACACCCTGATCCGCACCGGCAACAGCGACTACAACTGGCAGTTCGGCGTCGGCGCGATCTGGTTCGACGGCCTGAACGAGCCGATCACCGGCGCGACCATCAACATCACCGACACCGACATCCTGGACAGCTCCTACGAGGCCGTCCAGACCATCGAGGGCGGTGTCACCGGCGTCAACCTGACCAACGTGAACATCGACGGCGCGGGCACCTACGCCATCCAGGCGCAGGCCAACGCCCAGATGAAGTTCACCAACGTCAAGGCCAAGAACATCGCGCAGGCCGCCACCCCGATCCACAACTGCGTCGGCACCGGCTTCCAGATCACCGACGGCGGCGGCAACTCCGGTCTGACCGGTTCGACCTGCACGGGCCAGTGGCCGGCCCCGGTCTGGACGTACAACGGCGTTCCGGTGGGCGGCGGTTCGACCTCCTCGCCGTCCCCGTCGCCCTCCACCTCCACCCCGGGCTCGCCCTCGCCGTCCCCGTCCACCAGCACCCCGGCCTGCCCCAGCGGCACCGGCAACCTGGCCCAGGGCCGTCCCGCGACCGCCTCCGGCACCAACGGCGGGTTCGGCGCGGGCAACGCCGTGGACGGTGACGCCAACTCCTACTGGGAGAGCGCCAACAACGCCTTCCCGCAGTGGATCCAGGTCGACCTCGGCTGCTCCGTCAGCCTCTCCCGCGCCGTCCTGAAGCTCCCCCCGGCGAGCGCCTGGGCCACCCGCACCCAGACCCTCACCGTCCAGGGCTCCACCGACGGCACCACCTTCACCACCCTGGTCGGCTCCGCCGGCTACACCTTCGACCCGGCGACCGGCAACACCGCCACCGTCAACCTCCCCGCCACGCCCACCCGCCACCTGCGCGTGAGCATCACCGGCAACACCGGATGGCCCGCCGGCCAGCTCTCCGAGCTCCAGGCGTTCGGCAGCGGCACGACCTCGTCGCCGCCCTCCTCGCCCTCGCCGTCCCCGTCCACCTCGACCAGCACCCCCGCCTGCAACCCGGGCACCGGCAACATCGCCCAGGGCAAGCCGGCGACCGCCTCCGGCACCAGCCAGAACTACGGTCCGGGCAACGCGGTCGACGGTGACGCCAACTCCTACTGGGAGAGCGCCAACAACGCCTTCCCGCAGTGGATCCAGGTCGACCTCGGCTGCTCCGTCAGCCTCTCCCGCGCCGTCCTGAAGCTCCCCCCGGCGAGCGCCTGGGCCACCCGCACCCAGACCCTCACCGTCCAGGGCTCCACCGACGGCACCACCTTCACCACCCTGGTCGGCTCCGCCGGCTACACCTTCGACCCGGCGACCGGCAACACCGCCACCGTCAACCTCCCCGCCACGCCCACCCGCCACCTGCGCGTGAGCATCACCGGCAACACCGGATGGCCCGCCGGCCAGCTCTCCGAGCTCCAGGCGTTCACCTCCTGA
- a CDS encoding serpin family protein, giving the protein MRGVEQVNALGARWARELGGGPGEVWTALGVWPLLGMLAAGADPHVRAELEEALGVPAGEAAEVARELLAAVREVPGCGTALGLWTADALTVEPGWARSLGPAVLGRLSGDAGADQELLDRWADTGTGGLIRHMPVKVRPETLLVLASAVSVRTRWEQEFNPASLRPAAGPWEGRMLAGLTAEGPGMLRRLAVAETSAGPVTEVRVEGDGEVDVHLVLGGADVPSGSVTAAGFELVAGTAKRLPVAGLADGGPWPGLEVGRVESTRAEDRGALTTVAFKVGSTHDLLKRPGLFGLAAAAGRGGFGGICRDTPLVVGEAKQAAVAEFSAVGFEAGAVTAVAMLRGMAVRPSVLHRVLRAEVRLDRPFAFLAVHRPTGLVLMSGWVTDPEEKSL; this is encoded by the coding sequence GTGCGCGGAGTCGAACAGGTCAATGCGCTGGGGGCGCGCTGGGCAAGGGAGTTGGGCGGCGGGCCGGGTGAGGTCTGGACCGCGCTCGGGGTCTGGCCGCTGCTCGGGATGCTCGCCGCCGGCGCCGACCCGCACGTGCGGGCCGAACTGGAGGAGGCCCTCGGCGTGCCGGCCGGGGAAGCGGCCGAGGTGGCCCGTGAACTCCTGGCCGCCGTGCGGGAGGTGCCGGGCTGCGGCACCGCGCTCGGCCTGTGGACCGCCGACGCGCTCACCGTCGAGCCCGGCTGGGCCCGGTCGCTCGGGCCGGCCGTCCTCGGACGGCTCAGCGGCGACGCCGGCGCCGACCAGGAGCTGCTGGACCGCTGGGCGGACACCGGGACCGGCGGTCTGATCCGGCACATGCCGGTGAAGGTCAGGCCGGAGACCCTGCTGGTGCTCGCCTCGGCGGTGTCGGTGCGCACCCGGTGGGAGCAGGAGTTCAACCCGGCGTCGCTGCGGCCCGCGGCCGGGCCCTGGGAGGGCCGGATGCTCGCCGGGCTGACGGCGGAGGGGCCGGGGATGCTGCGGCGGCTCGCCGTCGCGGAGACCTCCGCGGGCCCGGTCACCGAGGTCCGGGTGGAGGGCGACGGCGAGGTGGACGTCCACCTGGTGCTCGGCGGCGCCGACGTCCCGTCGGGCAGCGTGACGGCCGCCGGCTTCGAACTGGTCGCCGGCACCGCGAAGCGCCTGCCGGTCGCCGGGCTGGCCGACGGCGGGCCCTGGCCCGGGCTGGAGGTCGGCCGGGTCGAATCGACGCGGGCCGAGGACCGCGGCGCACTGACCACCGTCGCCTTCAAGGTCGGATCGACCCACGACCTGCTCAAGCGCCCCGGACTGTTCGGCCTGGCCGCGGCCGCCGGGCGCGGCGGCTTCGGCGGGATCTGCCGCGACACCCCGCTGGTGGTCGGCGAGGCGAAGCAGGCGGCGGTGGCCGAGTTCTCCGCCGTCGGCTTCGAGGCGGGCGCAGTGACCGCGGTCGCGATGCTGCGCGGCATGGCGGTGCGGCCCTCGGTCCTCCACCGGGTGCTGCGCGCCGAGGTCCGGCTGGACCGGCCGTTCGCCTTCCTCGCGGTCCACCGCCCCACCGGCCTGGTCCTGATGTCCGGGTGGGTCACCGACCCCGAGGAGAAGAGCCTCTGA
- a CDS encoding hemerythrin domain-containing protein produces MTGESIQTPDRNDGLDLVEQLLDDHDRLRTRFSALGGMPLGDPQRRELAAEVAADLAKHLEAEDQLFYPLLRRRLPRGDTTVDDALEEHAAIRALIRELGPVRAAAAGGGTADFDRMLARLVEEATGHFGHEEANLLPALREDVSPHTMGVLGERARAVEAAAAPLPGPQPPTALPPDRLLPPERPFKEKLLGTDSA; encoded by the coding sequence ATGACGGGCGAATCCATCCAGACACCCGACCGGAACGACGGTCTCGACCTGGTCGAGCAGCTGCTCGACGACCACGACCGGCTGCGCACCCGCTTCAGCGCGCTGGGCGGGATGCCGCTGGGCGATCCGCAGCGCCGGGAGCTGGCCGCCGAGGTCGCGGCGGACCTGGCCAAGCACCTGGAGGCCGAGGACCAGCTGTTCTACCCCCTGCTGCGCCGGCGGCTGCCGCGCGGCGACACCACCGTGGACGACGCGTTGGAGGAGCACGCCGCGATCCGCGCCCTGATCCGCGAACTGGGTCCGGTCCGGGCGGCGGCCGCGGGCGGCGGGACGGCGGACTTCGACCGGATGCTGGCGCGGCTGGTGGAGGAGGCGACCGGCCACTTCGGGCACGAGGAGGCCAACCTGCTGCCCGCGCTGCGCGAGGACGTCAGCCCGCACACCATGGGCGTCCTCGGCGAACGCGCCCGGGCAGTGGAGGCCGCTGCCGCGCCGCTGCCCGGCCCGCAGCCGCCCACCGCCCTGCCGCCCGACCGCCTCCTGCCGCCGGAGCGCCCGTTCAAGGAGAAGCTCCTGGGCACCGACTCCGCCTGA
- a CDS encoding acyl carrier protein, translating to MDGEAAYSDVAYDLMELQFRSVCAVRGSGRRIRAAEAAGKHAVAAYFRAVRAEDAERAEYCQELLGALDRPYGPWEAHADDSEPSGRAEEGELR from the coding sequence ATGGACGGCGAGGCGGCGTACAGCGACGTGGCGTACGACCTGATGGAACTCCAGTTCCGATCGGTGTGCGCGGTGCGCGGCTCCGGCCGGCGGATCCGGGCGGCCGAGGCGGCGGGCAAGCACGCCGTCGCGGCGTACTTCCGCGCGGTCCGGGCGGAGGACGCGGAGCGGGCGGAGTACTGCCAGGAACTCCTCGGTGCGCTCGACCGGCCCTACGGACCGTGGGAGGCGCACGCCGACGACTCCGAGCCCTCCGGGCGCGCGGAGGAGGGGGAGCTCCGCTGA
- a CDS encoding HAD-IIIA family hydrolase, producing the protein MAHLTGHHRAAAPGKAPWVRRRQSAVLTRRGDGLAAVLFDRDGTLIEDVAYNHDPGAVYPIPGAREAVAEVRSRGLAVGVVTDQSGVARGVLDRRQVENVNRRVDELFGPFDVWAVCPHGPHDGCDCRRPAPGLVLAAAKCLGVDASRVAVVGDLGADLLAAYAAGATGVLVPTRETPPEEIPAVSLSAADLPSAVNLLLREPPDGGN; encoded by the coding sequence ATGGCTCACCTGACCGGGCATCATCGGGCGGCCGCCCCGGGCAAGGCGCCGTGGGTGCGGCGCCGGCAGTCCGCCGTGCTCACCCGGCGCGGGGACGGGCTGGCGGCGGTGCTGTTCGACCGGGACGGCACGCTCATCGAGGACGTCGCGTACAACCACGACCCGGGCGCGGTGTACCCGATTCCCGGCGCGCGGGAGGCCGTTGCCGAGGTCCGCTCGCGCGGGCTCGCGGTCGGGGTCGTCACGGACCAGTCCGGCGTGGCCCGGGGCGTCCTGGACCGGCGCCAGGTGGAGAACGTCAACCGGCGGGTCGACGAGCTGTTCGGACCGTTCGACGTCTGGGCGGTCTGCCCGCACGGTCCGCACGACGGCTGCGACTGCCGCCGGCCCGCGCCCGGGCTCGTCCTCGCCGCCGCGAAGTGCCTGGGCGTCGACGCCTCCCGGGTGGCCGTCGTCGGCGACCTCGGCGCCGACCTGCTCGCCGCGTACGCCGCCGGGGCGACCGGGGTCCTGGTTCCGACCCGGGAGACGCCGCCCGAGGAGATCCCCGCCGTCTCCCTGTCCGCCGCCGACCTGCCGAGCGCCGTCAACCTGCTGCTCCGGGAGCCGCCCGACGGCGGCAACTGA